A section of the Kluyveromyces lactis strain NRRL Y-1140 chromosome F complete sequence genome encodes:
- the MDM10 gene encoding Mdm10p (similar to uniprot|P18409 Saccharomyces cerevisiae YAL010C MDM10 Subunit of the mitochondrial sorting and assembly machinery (SAM complex) has a role in assembly of the TOM complex which mediates protein import through the outer membrane required for normal mitochondrial morphology and inheritance), whose product MLEYMDYVLRQFEECTSWNKDNSYENIVGTSRNILQFDIPTALKVQVSNRATPYSYNTLELTNNKTINGSLTYLYTNCENLDQFIEGSSSVHLQQMTQSFRYIEPYYHHYKNNSKLEVPKVPELPISLAYGRMFYPSSSLEAMYIRRFPNYYQFILKCSSSKSGSSILTMYLQKNTGINCQELIFSTNEALLGYRFVHNFVSAGSKSNLSLYNNSSLSIGSEIWCALLNLSPGCSTTLRYCSHATNTGKPLIFTLSLNPLYGHVSSTYSIKTHENLTFCTKYDFNIYSIQSNLTLGMELWKNSSSIPVERPSEPVETIEDWPQLSHDKTPMYYHLLTRTENSGASSQRLLKDLNLTFQSSLQKINKERNVIENFNERYSEANFTQVFKVSTSLRDMNLRLLWEGKIRGFLISAGAELTQPPEISTNGLDSLEHQNWSLISPSKFGIQLQYSA is encoded by the coding sequence ATGTTGGAATATATGGATTATGTGCTACGGCAGTTTGAAGAATGCACGTCATGGAATAAAGATAACAGTTATGAGAACATAGTAGGAACTAGTCGGAATATTCTACAGTTTGACATTCCGACTGCCTTGAAGGTTCAAGTAAGTAACAGGGCCACACCTTATTCTTACAATACGTTAGAGCTAACTAACAATAAGACAATCAATGGCTCTTTAACATATTTATACACCAATTGTGAGAACTTAGATCAGTTTATCGAGGGATCTTCATCAGTGCATTTGCAGCAAATGACTCAAAGTTTCCGGTACATTGAGCCCTACTACCATCATTATAAAAATAATTCCAAGTTAGAAGTACCGAAAGTGCCGGAATTACCGATTTCTTTAGCGTATGGGCGAATGTTTTATCCTTCTAGCTCGTTGGAGGCAATGTACATCAGGCGGTTTCCAAATTACTACCAGTTCATTTTGAAATGTTCAAGTTCCAAGAGCGGATCGAGCATCTTGACTATGTATTTGCAGAAAAACACTGGGATAAATTGTCAAGAACTCATATTTTCTACCAATGAAGCTTTGCTAGGTTACAGGTTTGTGCATAATTTTGTTTCAGCTGGTTCTAAATCAAACCTTTCACTATACAACAATTCAAGCCTTTCCATTGGATCCGAAATATGGTGTGCATTATTGAACCTGAGCCCTGGATGCTCAACTACTTTAAGATATTGTTCTCATGCTACTAACACCGGGAAACCATTGATTTTCACCTTGTCTCTGAATCCATTATACGGTCATGTTTCTTCTACCTATTCAATCAAGACTCATGAAAACCTTACATTTTGTACCAAATATGATTTCAACATCTATTCTATACAGTCAAATTTAACACTAGGAATGGAACTGTggaaaaattcatcatcaattcCTGTAGAAAGACCATCAGAACCtgttgaaacaattgaGGATTGGCCCCAATTATCGCATGACAAGACTCCAATGTATTACCATCTATTGACGCGAACGGAAAATTCCGGTGCTTCTTCCCAGAGActgttgaaagatttgaatcTAACTTTCCAGTCTTCACTGCAAAAGATAAACAAAGAACGTAACGTCATCGAGAATTTCAATGAGAGATATAGCGAAGCAAACTTCACACAGGTATTCAAAGTCAGCACATCTTTACGTGACATGAATTTGCGCTTATTGTGGGAAGGAAAAATCAGGGGATTTTTAATATCTGCTGGGGCAGAACTCACACAACCTCCTGAAATCTCCACTAACGGCCTTGATTCATTGGAACATCAAAACTGGTCATTGATTAGCCCATCTAAGTTCGGCATACAGTTACAGTATTCAGCGTAA
- the SWC3 gene encoding Swc3p (some similarities with uniprot|P31376 Saccharomyces cerevisiae YAL011W SWC3 Protein of unknown function component of the Swr1p complex that incorporates Htz1p into chromatin) produces MSKKRGRRHTAKEDSNSDYETDTYGLADGDDKSRPYYLVEDLPCSLEPPRYDTFTYPLSVKDSAVLYSSLLSSRRTWVKGEMFQLYWAKQYMNTKEKEELKKEGIDPDSIDQSAAREKMNKLCDCMMQGGPHQFPIRLFILKNDEVERAWNEAKEAKKRDREVRKKQQEEEKRLKKERKLLRKKLKQEALEKEKEKNKDKVKKPRKPYKKSAKRLEAERLKKEEKAKAAANTSGVKKKISKTSNVKKKKMKAVVRPKPYEEQVMILNLNKMARNDKQLNDLMIKVAGGQASLAEITQFKKYIEKAKAMPPPSGTWKPMLEEVEVTDDGESDEDVKELEVTEKSEDVTPTEVALPKAAVAAKEVKDVVVTPNLPPGTENSGNGKPPSLDESNAQESTDVNKNQPIQRLNISKNVQSVKNDITENTDLASNEHMNEKQVQKTPESTTEHKPDEKPKDAAMSKSNEKKPDEDTAQDTSKDDENKSDKSDSDSDSDSDSDNDSSSSDESDNEDNTSQTKNSIDNTDDGVTSEKADTNTDVSSDKPPDDIKSEGEVAAPRVKRKYRRRSKVKTEEEEEEEKAMQLTTFQQKYSNGADMVFEYVENANVRFLLPKYSILEQLEGEESYLLSFIVVHNRREVALFTTRKLKELNKKKNKEDHIKPEDYNPFEDARCPDPLFSSITLKLTGIPKKFSNIILNSFHPQERVQLYMKSIIDRGSRLSGYNLWYQLDAYDDKELAERLRVGLKEYEQTFKSKRQKKQIL; encoded by the coding sequence ATGTCCAAGAAACGTGGTAGAAGACATACAGCCAAGGAGGACAGTAATAGCGATTATGAAACTGATACATATGGTTTGGCAGATGGGGATGATAAATCGCGGCCATATTACCTCGTAGAAGACCTTCCCTGCTCTCTAGAGCCCCCACGTTACGATACCTTCACGTATCCACTATCTGTGAAAGATTCTGCTGTACTTTACAGTTCTTTGTTAAGTAGTAGGAGGACTTGGGTCAAAGGTGAAATGTTTCAATTATATTGGGCGAAGCAGTATATGAACACTaaagagaaggaagaattgaagaaagaggGTATAGATCCTGACTCTATCGACCAGTCTGCAGCaagagaaaaaatgaataaGCTATGCGATTGCATGATGCAAGGCGGACCGCATCAGTTTCCAATACGGTTGTTCATCTTGAAGAAcgatgaagttgaaagGGCATGGAATGAAGCTAAGGAAGCAAAGAAGAGAGATAGGGAAGTACGAAAGAAGCAACAGGAGGAGGAGAAACGGCTAAAGAAAGAGCGTAAACTCCTGagaaaaaaactgaaacaAGAGGCGttagagaaagagaaagagaaaaataaaGATAAGGTCAAGAAGCCGAGAAAGCCTTACAAGAAAAGTGCAAAGAGACTTGAAGCTGAGAGgttaaagaaagaggaaaaggCTAAAGCAGCTGCTAATACTTCAGgagttaaaaaaaaaataagtAAAACTAGTAAtgtcaagaagaagaaaatgaaagctGTCGTAAGGCCTAAACCATACGAAGAACAAGTAATGATTTTAAATTTGAATAAGATGGCTAGAAACGACAAGCAATTGAACGATTTGATGATTAAAGTAGCAGGTGGTCAGGCAAGTCTGGCTGAAATAACTCAgttcaagaaatatattgaaaaggcAAAGGCTATGCCTCCTCCCAGTGGAACTTGGAAGCCAATgcttgaagaagttgaagtGACTGATGATGGGgaatctgatgaagatgtaAAAGAGCTTGAAGTGACAGAAAAAAGTGAAGATGTAACACCAACTGAAGTTGCTTTACCAAAGGCTGCAGTTGCTGCtaaagaagttaaagaTGTTGTGGTAACTCCAAACCTTCCCCCTGGCACCGAAAATTCTGGAAATGGTAAACCGCCCTCATTAGACGAATCCAACGCTCAAGAATCAACGGATGTGAACAAAAACCAGCCAATACAGAGGCTTAACATATCTAAAAATGTTCAAAGTGTGAAAAACGACATTACTGAGAATACAGACTTGGCTTCCAATGAGCATATGAACGAAAAGCAGGTCCAGAAAACTCCTGAAAGTACAACAGAACATAAACCTGACGAAAAACCAAAGGACGCTGCTATGAGCAAGAGTAATGAAAAAAAACCTGATGAAGATACGGCACAGGACACCTctaaagatgatgaaaataaatCGGATAAAAGCGACAGCGACAGTGACAGTGATAGTGACAGTGATAACGATAGTTCTAGTAGTGATGAAAGTGATAATGAAGACAATACAAGtcaaacaaagaacagCATAGATAATACTGATGATGGAGTAACTTCAGAGAAAGCAGATACTAATACAGATGTATCAAGTGATAAACCTCCTGATGACATCAAATCCGAAGGAGAGGTCGCTGCTCCTCGCGTAAAAAGAAAGTATAGGAGACGTTCTAAAGTTAAAACagaagaggaggaagaGGAGGAAAAGGCAATGCAGTTGACAACATTCCAGCAGAAGTATTCGAATGGTGCTGATATGGTTTTTGAATATGTTGAAAATGCCAATGTTCGTTTCCTTCtaccaaaatattcaatcttggaacaattggaaGGTGAAGAAAGCTATCTTTTATCCTTTATTGTGGTTCATAATAGGCGAGAAGTTGCACTTTTTACGACTCGCAAACTAAAAGAGCTtaacaagaaaaagaacaaagaagatcatATCAAACCTGAAGACTATAACCCATTTGAGGATGCTAGATGTCCCGATCcattattttcatctaTTACACTCAAACTAACTggaattccaaagaaattttccaatatcaTTCTAAATAGTTTCCATCCTCAGGAAAGAGTGCAGCTCTATATGAAATCTATCATCGACCGAGGCAGTAGGCTCAGCGGATACAACCTCTGGTACCAACTTGACGCATatgatgataaagaatTGGCTGAACGGCTAAGAGTAGGTTTAAAAGAATATGAACAGACCTTTAAGAGtaaaagacaaaagaagCAAATCTTGTGA